A region of Maridesulfovibrio sp. DNA encodes the following proteins:
- a CDS encoding 3-oxoacyl-ACP reductase family protein translates to MPRLKNKIALVTGGGRGIGKAISKKLAAEGAEIIFTWVNDRTSAEQTAAKISKEGGKVRILHLEVSNADSVDAVAGDISENEGRLDILVNNAGINAPQDFDKITPEEWDRILSVNLKGPFLCTQRCLGLLKKSRAASVINIGSVSGQYGGPRTAHYAASKAGLISMTQVAARFGAEWNIRCNTVAAGLVISDMADAGLQNPAVRKAAENVLLKRFATASEIADSVAYLASDESSYITAQTINVNGGLYF, encoded by the coding sequence ATGCCAAGACTTAAAAATAAAATCGCGCTGGTCACCGGCGGTGGGCGTGGTATAGGAAAGGCCATCAGCAAAAAACTGGCCGCAGAAGGCGCAGAAATAATATTCACCTGGGTCAATGACCGCACAAGCGCAGAACAGACTGCAGCAAAAATTTCAAAAGAAGGCGGCAAAGTACGCATCCTGCATCTTGAGGTGAGTAATGCGGACTCCGTGGATGCAGTTGCAGGCGACATCAGTGAAAACGAAGGTAGGCTGGATATTCTGGTCAACAATGCCGGGATCAATGCTCCGCAGGACTTCGACAAAATCACCCCGGAGGAATGGGACCGCATCCTATCAGTGAACCTCAAGGGACCTTTCCTTTGCACCCAGCGCTGCCTTGGGCTGCTCAAAAAAAGCAGGGCCGCCAGTGTGATCAATATCGGCTCAGTCAGCGGCCAGTACGGTGGACCGCGCACCGCCCATTACGCCGCCAGTAAAGCCGGACTGATCTCCATGACTCAGGTGGCTGCGCGTTTCGGCGCGGAGTGGAATATCCGCTGCAACACCGTCGCCGCAGGGCTGGTAATATCCGATATGGCCGATGCCGGACTTCAAAACCCGGCAGTCCGGAAAGCGGCGGAAAACGTGCTCCTGAAACGTTTTGCCACTGCTTCGGAAATAGCGGACAGCGTGGCTTATCTCGCATCGGACGAATCTTCCTACATCACCGCCCAGACCATCAACGTCAACGGCGGACTTTATTTCTAA
- a CDS encoding glycoside hydrolase, whose translation MKIFAIFHLNLMFSSIPEESRTEVIKRCYRPLLRLAAAGYPLGIEASGITLEIIRDLDPEWIANFKALLHENKAEFIGSGYGQIIGPLVPPSVNRANLNLGMLAGKKILDATPQIALVNEQAWSTGMVAHYLEAGFKAVFMDYDNPALYANWSDHIQHFPQRARGTNGESIPVLWSRSMVFQKLQRFAHGELELDEYLNYVEGLGTADGWLPIYGNDAEIFDFRPRRYRNEAVQETESEWKRIELVFKTLRERGHKFQFPSAVLHGLDHKSGGNYLDLSCAGQPIPVKKQSKYNITRWALSGRDDFRLNSLCRAVCHKLDKNFPFCAENEEKWRTLCFCWSSDLRTHITGKRYDEALIRLEQLAFETNASVREPDFQVFGTQLSGQNRMLKLETAGASVILNTAKGLAIQEASFPSHANTPSFGTLSHGYFKDIDLGADFFSGHIIMEGPGIPKDTDLARITPLIDENDKFITISCSINLYQGALDKAVRIHRHREQIDILYRFALDCRPPGYSRIGHVTLLTANMDPARLFYSTCNGGQMERFLLDGQTFDHSDSISFAVSASQGLGMTDSSIVLGGAERALKISPLCPEHGFIGMVKCRQAEPSPFVRVLFSLQEMDETSLRGCSPDPKFNFSTGFSITPHPGE comes from the coding sequence ATGAAAATATTTGCCATATTTCATCTCAACCTCATGTTTTCCTCCATCCCGGAAGAAAGCCGCACCGAGGTCATCAAACGCTGCTATCGGCCGCTCTTACGGCTGGCAGCAGCCGGATATCCGCTTGGCATTGAAGCCTCAGGTATCACCCTTGAGATTATCCGCGACCTTGATCCTGAATGGATTGCAAATTTCAAAGCCCTGCTCCACGAAAATAAAGCCGAATTCATCGGCAGTGGGTACGGGCAAATCATCGGTCCTTTAGTGCCTCCCTCGGTAAACCGGGCCAATCTGAATTTAGGAATGCTGGCCGGAAAGAAAATTCTGGATGCAACCCCGCAGATAGCTCTGGTTAATGAGCAGGCGTGGTCTACCGGCATGGTCGCACATTACCTTGAAGCCGGATTCAAGGCCGTCTTCATGGATTACGATAATCCGGCTCTCTACGCGAACTGGTCCGATCACATCCAGCACTTCCCTCAGCGTGCAAGGGGGACCAACGGCGAATCCATCCCCGTACTCTGGAGCCGCTCCATGGTCTTCCAGAAATTGCAGCGTTTCGCCCACGGCGAATTGGAGTTGGATGAATATCTCAATTACGTGGAAGGACTGGGTACTGCTGACGGCTGGCTGCCTATTTACGGTAATGATGCTGAAATTTTCGATTTCCGGCCCCGCCGTTACAGAAATGAAGCTGTTCAGGAAACAGAAAGTGAATGGAAACGGATTGAGCTGGTTTTCAAAACATTGCGTGAACGGGGCCATAAATTCCAGTTTCCTTCCGCTGTACTTCACGGTCTGGACCATAAATCAGGCGGTAATTATCTGGACCTGAGTTGTGCAGGCCAGCCCATCCCGGTAAAGAAACAAAGCAAGTACAATATCACCCGCTGGGCTCTTAGTGGACGTGACGACTTCCGGCTCAACTCCCTGTGTCGGGCGGTCTGCCACAAACTTGATAAGAATTTCCCTTTTTGTGCTGAAAATGAAGAAAAATGGCGAACACTCTGCTTCTGCTGGTCCAGTGACCTGCGCACGCATATCACCGGGAAACGATACGACGAGGCTCTAATCAGACTGGAGCAACTTGCTTTTGAAACCAATGCGTCAGTCCGGGAACCGGACTTTCAAGTTTTCGGGACTCAGCTCAGCGGACAAAACCGCATGCTCAAGCTGGAGACCGCCGGTGCATCAGTCATCCTGAATACCGCCAAGGGGTTGGCAATACAGGAAGCGTCGTTCCCCTCCCACGCAAACACCCCGTCATTCGGCACCCTCAGTCACGGTTATTTTAAAGATATAGACCTCGGAGCGGACTTTTTTTCAGGTCACATCATTATGGAAGGGCCGGGAATACCCAAAGACACTGATCTGGCCCGGATCACCCCGCTAATTGATGAAAACGACAAATTCATTACAATTTCCTGCTCCATCAATCTTTATCAAGGTGCGCTGGATAAAGCCGTGCGTATCCACAGGCACCGGGAACAAATCGATATTCTCTACCGCTTTGCGCTGGATTGCAGACCTCCGGGGTATTCTCGAATCGGGCATGTAACTCTGCTCACTGCAAATATGGACCCTGCCAGACTTTTCTACTCCACCTGCAACGGCGGGCAAATGGAACGTTTCCTGTTGGACGGGCAGACCTTTGACCACAGCGACAGTATTTCTTTTGCAGTCTCGGCTTCGCAAGGATTAGGCATGACAGATTCAAGCATCGTACTAGGCGGGGCGGAACGGGCCTTGAAAATCAGTCCACTTTGTCCCGAACACGGTTTTATCGGCATGGTCAAATGCAGGCAGGCAGAGCCGTCACCTTTTGTACGGGTTCTCTTTTCCCTGCAGGAGATGGATGAAACAAGCCTGCGCGGATGCAGTCCCGACCCCAAATTCAATTTCAGCACCGGATTCAGCATCACACCACATCCCGGAGAATAA
- a CDS encoding transketolase family protein, translating into MENMRDAFGKALVELAAIRDDFVVLDADVAGGTGTYHFREACPDRFIQCAIAEQNMFSVAAGLAESGIIPIVTCYAVFASMRALEQARNSIAYPNFNVKIAASHLGLDVGPDGATHQALEDISIYRSIPNMTVVSPADPVELRAVLPHLLDSHGPLYLRTGRSPLPDVFDAGTKFEHGKAQVLAEGEDCTIMAVGVMVHRALEAARKLAGEGISCRVLNMSWLKPMDENAVIRAAKETGAIVTCEDHNKYGGLSGAVMETVCENHPVPVERVAVNDVFGSSGEPEDLAREYGLMPENIEMAVRRVLKRK; encoded by the coding sequence ATGGAAAATATGCGCGACGCCTTCGGCAAAGCCCTTGTGGAGCTTGCCGCTATTCGTGACGACTTCGTGGTTCTTGATGCCGACGTTGCCGGAGGGACCGGAACATATCATTTTCGAGAGGCCTGCCCGGACCGGTTTATCCAGTGCGCCATCGCCGAACAGAATATGTTTTCCGTTGCTGCCGGACTGGCGGAATCCGGGATTATCCCCATCGTAACCTGTTATGCGGTCTTTGCCTCAATGCGCGCGTTGGAGCAGGCCCGCAACTCCATCGCCTACCCGAATTTCAATGTGAAGATTGCAGCCAGCCACCTTGGACTGGATGTAGGACCGGACGGAGCCACCCATCAGGCTCTGGAAGATATTTCCATCTACCGCAGCATACCCAACATGACTGTTGTTTCTCCGGCTGACCCGGTTGAACTGCGCGCTGTATTGCCTCATCTGCTGGATAGCCACGGACCGCTATACCTGCGTACCGGACGAAGTCCCCTGCCTGATGTGTTTGATGCCGGCACCAAATTCGAACACGGCAAAGCCCAAGTACTTGCCGAAGGCGAAGACTGTACCATCATGGCTGTGGGGGTCATGGTCCACCGGGCTTTGGAAGCAGCTCGAAAACTGGCCGGAGAAGGTATATCCTGCCGGGTTCTGAATATGAGCTGGCTCAAGCCCATGGACGAGAATGCGGTAATCAGGGCCGCAAAAGAGACCGGAGCCATAGTCACCTGTGAGGACCATAACAAATACGGAGGCCTAAGCGGGGCGGTCATGGAAACAGTCTGCGAAAACCATCCGGTTCCAGTTGAACGGGTAGCTGTAAATGATGTTTTCGGAAGCTCCGGGGAACCGGAGGATCTTGCCCGAGAATACGGACTCATGCCCGAGAACATAGAAATGGCAGTGCGCCGGGTACTGAAACGGAAATAG
- a CDS encoding methyltransferase domain-containing protein: MDTPIVLVQAASRAWSGAPDWCMNEVEDRPVVALTVESALNEFPGADVRIIAPEFDRGGRLEEIPEMFPEHNISVFYGHDESPLERMIAALEDVDEQSLFIRVDGLHFGWLAAHARTMLEQAEKKGLDCIKTEDDFPIQLTADIYRLSALKKVLDILEERSNGAPYRVHPKFFMFNEPEEFKCSRVEGPAVSEQWLKKCRETAEQVYIAGNMNVGQHKGISAGDQLTFHYELALDHISPESKVLDCACGPGYGARMLAEKAQKVVAADLDLETVRQASSGKYFDNITFQTGDATSLSFEDGAFDAVTSFETVEHVNPAPFFKEMQRILKPGGLLILSTPQNSHGHIPVNSQHLHEFSLQEICGLCSEHFEIMQTTGIKQGRIVFPDDPKGQNTFMVCRKAM, from the coding sequence ATGGACACCCCGATTGTATTGGTACAGGCTGCATCAAGGGCATGGAGCGGAGCACCGGACTGGTGCATGAATGAAGTTGAGGACCGCCCTGTGGTCGCCCTGACCGTGGAAAGCGCACTCAATGAGTTTCCCGGTGCAGACGTTCGAATCATCGCTCCGGAATTCGACCGTGGCGGCAGGCTGGAAGAAATCCCGGAGATGTTCCCGGAACATAACATTTCTGTTTTCTACGGACACGATGAAAGTCCCCTTGAACGCATGATTGCCGCTCTTGAAGATGTGGATGAGCAAAGCCTTTTCATCCGGGTTGACGGATTACACTTCGGCTGGCTTGCAGCACACGCCCGGACCATGCTGGAACAGGCCGAAAAAAAAGGTCTGGACTGCATAAAAACCGAAGATGATTTTCCCATCCAGCTTACAGCGGATATATATAGATTGAGCGCACTTAAAAAGGTATTGGACATTCTTGAAGAAAGGTCCAATGGCGCACCTTACCGGGTCCATCCCAAATTTTTCATGTTCAATGAGCCCGAAGAGTTCAAATGCTCCCGCGTGGAGGGTCCGGCTGTTAGCGAGCAGTGGCTTAAAAAATGCCGCGAAACCGCAGAGCAGGTCTACATCGCGGGAAACATGAACGTCGGCCAGCACAAAGGTATCAGTGCCGGAGATCAGCTTACTTTCCATTATGAACTGGCTCTGGATCATATCAGCCCGGAATCAAAAGTGCTGGACTGTGCATGCGGCCCCGGATACGGAGCAAGGATGCTGGCCGAAAAAGCGCAGAAAGTTGTTGCTGCAGACCTTGATCTTGAGACCGTGCGCCAAGCCTCTTCTGGTAAATATTTTGATAACATCACCTTCCAGACCGGGGATGCAACCTCGCTCAGTTTCGAAGACGGGGCCTTCGACGCAGTGACCAGCTTCGAGACCGTGGAACACGTCAACCCGGCACCCTTCTTTAAAGAAATGCAACGTATTCTAAAGCCTGGAGGGCTGCTCATCCTGAGTACTCCCCAGAACAGCCACGGGCATATCCCGGTAAATTCCCAGCACCTGCACGAGTTTTCCCTGCAGGAAATCTGCGGACTCTGCTCAGAGCATTTTGAAATCATGCAGACCACGGGCATCAAGCAGGGACGCATTGTCTTTCCTGATGATCCCAAAGGGCAGAACACCTTCATGGTTTGCCGCAAGGCTATGTAA
- a CDS encoding TIGR04372 family glycosyltransferase → MAEKERLLIIGTAQQSHIRKFLAGVDRSKTKVMLLLPERDRGNFANEQTVFFNGMFHPLFPPLLKTILHFRPHEAVIICGMTYDHDNVVRAISFYANFYSLRIRTCIRNQIYPADETLRPNPGIEALKWTGFAALALLLKTFSIFKPVRVAEIYSSRLGHLALDCELYLSEKELGRHDGFLDLFCFKDGTVANKTLGTLYSRKMNISKWNRYLLEAVKMFNLSAKHELLLNTRTISFARDYECLIQQTDPHLNFTAEELERGRQEFKHLGLDPKRPHVCLLGRDSAFLRQTLPESDGDMQEPRNMDISTFKAGAEALLQLGYNVIRIGSIVQEPLKINHPNFVDYASSGRQNDFMDIYLPSTCFFLVGVQSGPMHVANLFRKPCLRVNTARLEVIEYCSPEDLALFKLIRSKSTGRILNISEIISAKISKWPIENFADSDFEVIDNTEDELMEAMQEMHLRMNGEWQATKEEQELHKRFLSCLEVSDYNSRFETPISPYFLRKHASELFN, encoded by the coding sequence ATGGCTGAAAAAGAACGGTTGCTCATCATCGGCACTGCCCAGCAGAGCCATATACGAAAATTCCTTGCCGGCGTAGACCGCAGCAAGACAAAAGTCATGCTCCTGCTCCCGGAACGTGACCGGGGTAATTTTGCTAACGAGCAGACTGTTTTTTTCAATGGCATGTTCCATCCTCTTTTTCCGCCCCTGCTGAAAACAATACTTCACTTCAGGCCGCACGAGGCTGTCATTATCTGCGGTATGACCTACGACCATGACAATGTGGTCCGGGCGATTTCCTTTTATGCCAACTTCTATTCCCTGCGTATCCGCACCTGCATCAGGAACCAAATCTATCCGGCAGATGAAACCTTGCGTCCCAATCCCGGCATAGAAGCCTTGAAATGGACAGGATTTGCGGCGCTGGCCCTGCTGCTTAAAACTTTCTCTATTTTCAAACCTGTAAGGGTTGCAGAAATTTATTCTTCCCGGTTGGGGCATTTGGCCCTTGATTGTGAATTGTATCTTTCCGAAAAAGAACTGGGCAGGCATGATGGATTCCTGGACCTGTTCTGTTTCAAAGACGGGACAGTTGCCAACAAGACTCTTGGCACTCTTTATTCCCGTAAAATGAACATCAGCAAGTGGAACCGCTACCTGCTGGAAGCAGTTAAAATGTTCAACCTCTCGGCAAAACATGAATTGCTTTTGAATACCCGCACCATCTCCTTTGCCCGCGATTATGAATGCCTAATTCAGCAGACTGACCCCCATCTGAATTTCACTGCCGAAGAACTTGAACGGGGCAGGCAGGAATTTAAACATCTCGGCCTTGACCCTAAGCGGCCGCATGTCTGCCTGCTGGGACGGGACTCAGCTTTCCTGCGTCAGACCTTGCCGGAAAGCGACGGCGACATGCAGGAACCACGCAACATGGATATCTCCACCTTCAAAGCCGGAGCTGAAGCTCTGCTGCAACTCGGATATAACGTAATCAGAATCGGCAGCATTGTTCAGGAACCACTTAAAATAAACCACCCCAATTTCGTGGACTATGCAAGCAGCGGCAGGCAAAATGATTTTATGGACATCTACCTGCCGTCCACCTGCTTTTTCCTCGTCGGGGTACAAAGCGGCCCCATGCATGTGGCAAACCTTTTCCGCAAACCCTGCCTGCGGGTGAATACTGCCCGGCTGGAAGTAATTGAATACTGCTCCCCTGAAGATCTGGCCCTGTTCAAACTGATCCGTTCGAAATCCACAGGTCGAATTTTAAACATTTCTGAAATAATATCTGCCAAAATTAGCAAATGGCCCATAGAAAACTTTGCAGATTCCGATTTTGAGGTTATCGACAATACTGAAGATGAATTGATGGAAGCCATGCAGGAAATGCATCTACGCATGAATGGCGAGTGGCAGGCAACTAAAGAGGAACAGGAGTTGCATAAGCGGTTTCTTTCCTGTCTTGAAGTCTCGGACTATAATTCGCGTTTTGAAACGCCCATAAGTCCCTACTTCCTGCGTAAGCATGCAAGCGAACTCTTTAACTGA
- a CDS encoding transketolase has translation MDQSSYQELKDFASELRKSIITMNCYAGSGHPGGSLSCVEIVSWLFSREMNFSPANMADPCRDRFILSKGHSCLTLYAALAEKGFFSKEEFKKLRHADSMLQGHPDRIKTPGVEFNSGSLGQGFSFALGCALGAKRAGRDNRTYVLLGDGELNEGQIWEGCMFGAHHKLNNIAAVVDYNKFQSDDLNENITALEPLNDKFKAFGWQVIEIDGHDFREIENAFYRARTTAEKPTMIIAHTIKGKGISYMENVPKWHGSLCPTGEERECALRECGCGELA, from the coding sequence ATGGACCAGTCCAGTTATCAGGAACTTAAGGATTTCGCCTCCGAACTACGTAAATCCATCATCACCATGAACTGCTACGCCGGTTCAGGCCATCCGGGCGGTTCCCTCTCCTGTGTGGAAATCGTCAGCTGGCTGTTCAGCAGGGAAATGAATTTCAGTCCGGCAAACATGGCTGATCCATGCAGGGACCGCTTCATTCTTTCCAAAGGCCATTCCTGCCTGACCCTGTATGCAGCATTGGCAGAGAAAGGTTTCTTCTCCAAAGAAGAATTCAAAAAGCTGCGCCACGCGGACAGCATGTTGCAGGGGCACCCGGACCGCATCAAAACCCCCGGCGTGGAATTCAACTCAGGATCACTAGGTCAGGGTTTTTCCTTTGCCTTGGGCTGTGCCCTCGGTGCCAAACGGGCCGGACGCGACAACCGCACCTATGTGCTGCTGGGCGACGGAGAACTTAACGAGGGCCAGATCTGGGAAGGCTGCATGTTCGGGGCGCATCACAAGCTCAATAATATTGCTGCGGTGGTTGATTACAATAAATTCCAGAGCGACGACCTCAATGAAAACATAACCGCGCTCGAGCCTTTAAACGACAAATTCAAGGCCTTCGGCTGGCAGGTCATTGAAATTGACGGGCACGACTTCCGAGAAATCGAAAACGCATTCTACCGGGCACGGACAACAGCAGAAAAACCGACCATGATCATCGCTCATACAATTAAGGGCAAAGGAATTTCATATATGGAAAATGTTCCCAAATGGCACGGCAGCCTCTGCCCTACCGGTGAAGAACGGGAATGCGCACTGCGTGAATGCGGGTGCGGGGAGCTTGCCTGA
- a CDS encoding ATP-grasp domain-containing protein, producing the protein MRKTLIVIGAGMESIPILKKAQKMGLHVLAVDANPQAPGFAFAHEPIIGCVYTPEITVAALTLWSKKGGKPQGVICAAVDAPGTVAAVADHFGLNAVSMETSRLATDKIAMKDRFRKRGIPIPWYREIFSAEELTRIIAERRETMVLKPVDSRGARGVLRLVYDSPEMPDPQWAFKYSRKESPSGRVMVEKHLDGPQVSTEGFVVNEQPFCPGFSDRNYEFLDRFAPNIIENGGDLPSFLPQDMQQAVKELSGQAAIALGIENSMFKGDMVVHEGKPYVIEMAARLSGGYFCSHEIPWNTGVDFVGTAIRLALGETPAPEDMRPSFQKGVAQRYIFPKPGKVISIEGVEKAKQMDGIHMVEIRTAVGEMISPATSHPARAGVVMARAATRAEAVTRVKAAIDAITIITA; encoded by the coding sequence ATGCGCAAGACACTGATCGTAATCGGGGCCGGGATGGAATCAATTCCGATTCTTAAAAAGGCTCAAAAAATGGGACTGCATGTGCTGGCGGTTGATGCCAATCCGCAGGCTCCAGGATTCGCTTTTGCCCATGAACCGATCATCGGCTGTGTCTATACCCCGGAGATAACGGTTGCCGCCCTGACCCTGTGGTCGAAAAAGGGCGGCAAACCGCAGGGGGTTATCTGTGCGGCGGTTGATGCTCCCGGAACTGTTGCGGCTGTAGCGGATCACTTCGGATTGAATGCAGTCAGTATGGAAACATCCCGACTGGCTACAGACAAAATAGCCATGAAAGACCGTTTCAGGAAACGAGGCATCCCCATCCCGTGGTACCGGGAAATTTTCAGTGCCGAAGAACTGACCCGGATCATCGCTGAACGGCGGGAAACAATGGTCTTAAAACCCGTAGACAGCCGGGGGGCGCGTGGAGTGCTCCGACTTGTGTACGACTCTCCCGAGATGCCCGATCCGCAGTGGGCATTTAAGTATTCCAGAAAAGAATCCCCGTCCGGACGGGTCATGGTAGAAAAACACCTCGACGGCCCACAGGTCAGCACCGAAGGCTTTGTGGTCAACGAACAGCCATTCTGCCCCGGTTTCTCTGACCGGAACTACGAATTTCTGGACCGCTTCGCACCTAATATCATTGAAAACGGTGGAGATCTGCCCTCTTTCCTGCCGCAGGACATGCAGCAGGCAGTCAAGGAACTTTCCGGGCAGGCGGCAATAGCCCTCGGCATTGAGAATTCCATGTTCAAGGGAGACATGGTGGTGCATGAAGGAAAACCGTATGTTATTGAAATGGCTGCCCGCCTTTCCGGGGGCTATTTCTGCTCCCATGAAATTCCGTGGAATACGGGAGTTGATTTCGTGGGCACAGCCATCAGGCTAGCTCTTGGGGAGACTCCCGCACCAGAGGACATGAGACCGTCCTTTCAAAAAGGTGTGGCCCAACGCTACATTTTTCCCAAGCCGGGAAAAGTAATCTCCATTGAGGGAGTAGAAAAAGCAAAGCAGATGGACGGAATCCACATGGTGGAGATCCGCACTGCTGTGGGCGAAATGATATCCCCGGCAACCAGCCATCCCGCCCGAGCAGGTGTGGTCATGGCCCGCGCTGCAACCCGCGCGGAAGCTGTGACACGGGTGAAAGCTGCTATTGACGCAATTACAATAATCACCGCCTAG
- a CDS encoding sialidase family protein yields MTSKQTRLSLSILDTKRITPPEWEGYQSFPTITNVDGELLVGFRRAVNISNDLRQVMDHGMAGDIYTTRSKDGGYTFEPPQLIISHAQERTNEHDALLTHLGNNKVLLISRTHTSDLRRNYYSLSTDGGRSFPKRQTLDLYGYEWASFGHFIPALDDTNTFIGTFYNGPGCGTFRFNPENGETSRQSYIYKSIPEYRLNETSITRLPSGRILALIRQQPCLDGLFKSHSDDDGKTWSTPQPIGLYGEAPSITLLPDGRILCLYRGMIRKNPKCRVALSISEDSGQTWSRPQTLAWYKGGRFHGGYGDLEVNHRGQIVAVYYISRKQEAPVVERMMLELE; encoded by the coding sequence ATGACCAGCAAACAAACCAGACTTTCCCTCTCCATTCTTGATACCAAACGAATTACCCCGCCGGAATGGGAGGGATACCAATCTTTCCCGACTATCACTAATGTGGATGGAGAACTGCTGGTAGGATTCAGAAGAGCGGTAAACATCAGCAACGACCTGCGCCAAGTAATGGATCACGGCATGGCCGGGGACATCTACACCACCCGCTCCAAGGACGGAGGGTATACATTTGAGCCTCCGCAGCTGATCATCAGCCACGCTCAGGAGCGCACCAATGAGCATGACGCCCTGCTCACCCATCTGGGCAACAACAAGGTACTGCTTATCTCCCGAACTCATACATCTGACCTACGCCGCAACTATTATTCCCTAAGCACTGACGGCGGCAGGAGTTTTCCTAAACGCCAGACTCTGGACCTCTACGGATACGAATGGGCTTCTTTCGGACATTTCATCCCTGCCCTTGATGATACAAACACCTTCATAGGCACATTCTACAACGGTCCCGGATGCGGAACCTTCCGCTTTAATCCAGAGAACGGTGAAACTTCCCGGCAGTCATATATCTATAAAAGTATCCCGGAATACAGGCTCAATGAAACATCAATCACCCGTCTGCCATCAGGCAGGATACTGGCCCTTATACGCCAGCAGCCATGCCTTGACGGGCTTTTCAAATCCCACTCAGATGATGACGGCAAAACATGGTCCACCCCGCAACCTATCGGACTCTATGGTGAAGCTCCTTCCATAACACTCCTGCCGGACGGACGTATCCTATGCCTTTATCGTGGGATGATCCGCAAAAATCCAAAATGCCGCGTAGCACTGAGCATATCGGAAGACAGCGGCCAAACATGGAGCCGCCCGCAAACCCTTGCATGGTATAAAGGCGGACGTTTTCACGGAGGTTATGGAGATTTAGAAGTAAACCACAGGGGACAGATTGTGGCGGTTTACTATATTTCCAGAAAACAGGAGGCACCTGTAGTGGAACGGATGATGTTGGAATTGGAATAG